One window of Canis lupus baileyi chromosome 21, mCanLup2.hap1, whole genome shotgun sequence genomic DNA carries:
- the SMIM38 gene encoding small integral membrane protein 38: MGPDPLLALLVAVLLARFLLWSCLGTYIEYKLGRRQPRKPKED, translated from the coding sequence atGGGCCCCGACCCGCTCCTGGCGCTGCTGGTCGCCGTCCTGCTGGCGCGCTTCCTCCTCTGGTCCTGCCTCGGCACCTACATTGAGTATAAACTGGGCCGGAGGCAGCCCCGCAAGCCCAAGGAGGACTAG